The Caenorhabditis elegans chromosome II genome has a segment encoding these proteins:
- the T13B5.9 gene encoding Leishmanolysin-like peptidase (Confirmed by transcript evidence): MFLLLTLFSCALGLNPMKIAIISGYGSLSPDMQFELQNSLKWFQSAFLVEKSQNPVEIQDIYAKIPEYQKFTSVLVQTPTHRVNMKLHSENMKNLLNLADFLVFIVQQNPEKCSRDPDLLAEALPIVLVADNRPPLAVMSICLQNSPRPRNSGFFFDLFRHEILHGLGYGLIIDKSKLTEKKSEKYIWHGANNQKIPSIRHFLDFDELSLKAAKIHFNCQNMAGVQADGELKNHLNEYIFGNELMTTHLEPHGNVFSWISVGIIERTFNGEKQWYHINGTFISTEANQYSYGKKFGCEFLENSCEDFLKIAEKHKIGLKLAPFCRKSLCYKLPGNAQIFKFTDKNCENRRVIGDNQKWCPMAKNLPLNYEISPCLPVG, translated from the exons atgtTCTTGCTCCTTACTCTATTCTCATGTGCTCTTGGCTTGAACCccatgaaaattgcaattatcAGTGGTTATGGTAGCTTATCGCCGGATATGCAg tttgaacttcaaaattcgCTAAAATGGTTTCAAAGTgcatttttggtagaaaaaTCGCAGAACCCTGTCGAAATTCAAGACATTTATGCGAAAATCCCGGAATACCAAAAATTCACGTCGGTTTTAGTTCAG aCCCCAACTCATCGTGTGAACATGAAGCTTCATTCCGAAAATATGAAGAATTTATTGAACTTGGCGGATTTTCTAGTGTTCATCGTTCAGCAAAACCCGGAAAAATGCTCCAGAGACCCGGATTTATTGGCAGAAGCTTTGCCGATAGTTTTGGTGGCTGATAATAG aCCACCCCTAGCAGTTATGTCAATTTGCCTGCAAAACAGCCCACGGCCTCGAAATTCCGGCTTCTTCTTCGACCTTTTCCGCCACGAAATTCTCCATGGCCTAGGCTACGGCCTAATTATCGATAAGTCCAAGCTGACTgagaaaaaatccgaaaaatatatttggcATGGTGCCAACAATCAGAAAATCCCAAGTATTCggcattttttggattttgatgAGCTTTCGTTGAAAGctgcaaaaattcattttaactGTCAGAATATGGCTGGAGTCCAGGCGGATGGGGAGCTGAAAAATCACCTGAATGAGTACATTTTTGGG AACGAGCTTATGACTACACATTTGGAGCCACATGGAAATGTGTTCAGTTGGATTTCTGTCGGAATTATTGAGAGGACATTTAATGGTGAAAA gcaATGGTACCACATCAACGGTACTTTCATCTCCACTGAAGCCAATCAATATTCttacggaaaaaaattcggctGTGAATTCCTCGAAAACTCCTGCGAagactttctgaaaatcgctgaaaaacaCAAGATCGGCTTGAAATTGGCCCCTTTCTGTCGgaaatct ctaTGCTACAAACTGCCCGGAAAtgcacaaattttcaaattcactgataaaaactgcgaaaatcGACGAGTCATCGGTGATAATCAG aaatggtgTCCCATGGCGAAGAACCTCCCGTTAAACTATGAAATTTCGCCGTGTTTGCCTGTtggataa
- the pho-14 gene encoding Histidine acid phosphatase (Confirmed by transcript evidence) — MRIILLIFFLIRATLTLEYLGHADPEVVQAEQDIPIHRPREYKKRRLEDGDELLLSQVVWRHGDRAPTGTYPTDPHKEEAWPNGWGELTQLGMRQQYALGRLLYKKYVNSTGPSKLLSSSYNSKEVYIRSTDVNRTLVSALANLAGMFENGNRGADYPDSKRWPTNWTPIPIHTLAEKDDPVGNVFAPCARAEELTRQIYAGSGFQKFVAENQEFLDFVSEKSGKKVIMPEIYMVNDVHFIEKLYNMSQPEWITDDVEIKLRNLSQVSTRFLFGIGDPYIPELIRLRGGPLLRAMMDKMNQKLSCLAKNNEGEDCSWIGKLKYHAYSAHDTTVYAFLTTFGDEERVIEGGMPHYTASVAVELWNLKNGGPSVRVLFHSAFHHNYHVITHLAKGCPHNSEFCPLKTFEQRSLKFLPVNLQKECAPKKSAEKNRTLWKIRDN; from the exons ATGAGGATAAtcttgttaatttttttcttaattagaGCTACTTTAACCCTGGAATATCTAGGACACGCGGACCCG gaaGTTGTCCAAGCTGAGCAGGACATTCCAATACACAGACCTCGAGAGTATAAGAAGAGAAGACTGGAGGACGGGGATGAGCTTCTGCTCTCTCAAGTGGTCTGGCGGCACGGAGACCGAGCCCCAACCGGCACCTACCCGACGGATCCACATAAGGAAGAGGCTTGGCCAAATGGATGGGGAGAACTGACACAG ctcgGAATGCGCCAACAATACGCCCTGGGACGACTTTTATACAAGAAATATGTGAATTCGACGGGTCCCAGCAAACTTTTGAGCTCCTCTTACAACTCCAAAGAg GTCTACATCCGTTCTACTGACGTAAATCGCACGTTGGTTTCAGCTCTAGCAAATTTGGCtggaatgtttgaaaatggaaatcgAGGAGCTGATTATCCGGACTCCAAGAg atGGCCCACCAACTGGACCCCGATCCCAATTCACACTTTGGCTGAAAAAGATGATCCGGTTGGAAATGTGTTTGCTCCGTGTGCTCGGGCTGAGGAGCTCACTAGACAAATCTACGCAGGCTCCGGGTTCCAGAAGTTTGTCGCTGAAAATCAagagtttttggattttgtcTCCGAGAAATCCGGGAAAAAAGTGATCATGCCCGAGATTTATATGGTCAACGATGTGCATTTTATTGAG aagctcTACAACATGTCCCAACCTGAATGGATCACTGATGACGTGGAAATCAAGCTCAGAAATTTGTCGCAAGTGTCCACGAGATTCCTCTTTGGAATTGGAGACCCCTACATCCCGGAGCTCATCAGACTGAGAGGAG GCCCTCTTTTGCGTGCGATGATGGacaaaatgaatcaaaaattgagctgCTTGGCGAAAAATAATGAGGGAGAAGATTGCAGCTGGATTGGAAAACTTAAGTATCATGCTTATAGTGCT cacGACACAACTGTCTACGCCTTCCTGACCACTTTTGGTGACGAGGAGCGAGTTATCGAAGGCGGTATGCCGCACTACACTGCCTCTGTTGCAGTGGaactttggaatttgaaaaatggaggaCCAAGTgtcagg GTTCTGTTCCACAGCGCTTTCCATCACAACTACCACGTCATCACCCATCTGGCAAAGGGTTGTCCCCATAATTCAGAGTTCTGCCCGttgaaa actttcgaGCAGCGCAGTCTTAAATTCCTACCAGTCAACCTGCAAAAGGAGTGTGCTCCGAAGAAGTCGGCGGAGAAAAATCGGACTTTGTGGAAGATCAGAGATAATTGA